The Thermodesulfobacteriota bacterium genome includes a region encoding these proteins:
- the ccsA gene encoding cytochrome c biogenesis protein CcsA: MLTNNRTLLKTFQLITFFMMLLALYAIFVYAPVEKSMGIVQKIFYLHVPSAFLAFFAFFMTFIASILYLYKRNHRWDIIASSSAEIGVIFCTVVLITGPIWAKPIWNVWWTWDPRLTTTLILWFIYVAYLMLRRVAGESQRSTFSAVFGIFGFINVPITFLAIRLWRTIHPLVITGKGINISIPMQHTLIISFVAFLLLFLLLLINRIGLENMRYKVGEMRDLIEDKIHLQHEKHGG, encoded by the coding sequence ATGTTGACGAACAATCGAACCCTTCTTAAGACGTTTCAGCTTATCACCTTTTTTATGATGCTTCTGGCTCTTTATGCCATATTTGTTTATGCCCCTGTTGAAAAAAGCATGGGCATTGTGCAGAAGATTTTCTACTTACATGTACCTTCTGCTTTTTTAGCTTTTTTTGCCTTTTTTATGACCTTTATAGCCAGCATTCTTTACCTCTATAAAAGAAATCATCGGTGGGATATAATAGCATCTTCTTCTGCGGAAATAGGGGTAATATTCTGTACCGTTGTTTTGATAACCGGCCCCATATGGGCAAAACCCATCTGGAACGTATGGTGGACGTGGGATCCAAGATTAACGACGACATTGATTCTCTGGTTTATTTATGTTGCCTATCTCATGCTTCGAAGGGTAGCAGGTGAAAGTCAGCGGTCAACCTTTTCTGCCGTATTCGGGATTTTTGGATTCATTAATGTTCCTATTACTTTCCTGGCTATCAGGCTATGGAGGACTATACATCCTTTAGTTATCACAGGGAAGGGTATCAATATTTCGATTCCGATGCAACATACATTAATAATTTCATTTGTCGCTTTTCTTCTTCTTTTCTTGTTGCTTCTCATAAACAGAATCGGGTTGGAGAATATGAGATACAAGGTCGGGGAGATGAGGGACCTCATAGAAGACAAAATTCATCTCCAGCACGAAAAACATGGAGGATAA
- a CDS encoding sigma-54 dependent transcriptional regulator — protein sequence MVKKSILVVDDEESHRMMLGAHLKGEGFELVEASDGKEAVDRVSERFFDLVLMDVRMPKMDGIDALKQIRQINPTIPVLIMTAYGSINSAVQALKSGAEDYLTKPLDMDELIIKVNKVLRYRQLEEENLLNRERLGIRFDFSSIIGNSPKMKELFETLSMVSPTNATVLLLGESGTGKEIVANAIHQNSPKKENPYIKVNCAALPETLLESELFGHEKGAFTGAIYKKKGRFELADGGTIFLDEIGEMSIPTQAKILRVLQEREFEAVGGTRTIQVNVRIITATNKDLEEEVKKRKFREDLYYRLNVVPITIPPLRERKEDIPILAEHFLCIYNEKNKRSIRGFEPRVIDVLIRYTWPGNVRELENIVERMVIMCRGEIISLNDLPSAIGGSQQEEEQSEIIMGHTLRDTEREVIRRTLEKTGGNRTKASAILGITRKTLQNKIKEYGLEI from the coding sequence ATGGTTAAAAAGAGTATCCTTGTTGTTGACGATGAAGAAAGCCATAGAATGATGCTTGGTGCCCACCTGAAGGGGGAAGGCTTTGAACTGGTGGAGGCGTCGGATGGCAAGGAAGCCGTAGATAGAGTCTCTGAAAGGTTTTTTGATCTTGTCCTTATGGATGTACGAATGCCAAAGATGGATGGGATAGATGCTCTCAAACAGATAAGACAGATAAACCCCACCATCCCTGTTCTCATAATGACAGCATACGGCTCCATCAATTCAGCGGTGCAGGCACTCAAATCAGGTGCTGAGGACTATCTTACTAAACCACTGGATATGGATGAACTCATTATCAAGGTTAATAAGGTTCTTCGTTACAGGCAACTGGAAGAGGAAAACTTATTGAATAGAGAAAGGCTTGGAATAAGATTCGACTTCTCCAGCATTATCGGTAACAGCCCAAAGATGAAAGAGCTTTTCGAAACCCTCTCCATGGTTTCGCCGACAAATGCTACTGTACTTCTCCTTGGAGAGAGTGGGACGGGCAAAGAGATTGTGGCCAACGCTATTCATCAGAACAGCCCTAAAAAGGAGAATCCATATATCAAGGTCAACTGTGCAGCACTTCCAGAAACACTTCTTGAGAGTGAACTCTTCGGTCATGAAAAGGGGGCATTTACTGGTGCTATATACAAAAAAAAGGGAAGATTCGAACTTGCCGACGGTGGAACGATATTTCTTGATGAAATAGGAGAGATGTCCATTCCAACCCAGGCTAAGATTCTCAGAGTCCTTCAGGAGAGGGAATTCGAGGCAGTAGGGGGAACCAGGACAATCCAGGTGAACGTCAGGATCATTACAGCCACCAACAAGGATCTCGAGGAAGAGGTTAAAAAGAGAAAGTTCCGAGAAGATCTCTACTACAGGCTCAATGTTGTACCCATTACTATACCACCACTCAGGGAGAGAAAAGAGGACATCCCAATCCTTGCAGAGCATTTTCTTTGTATATACAATGAAAAGAACAAAAGAAGTATAAGAGGATTTGAACCAAGAGTAATTGATGTATTAATTCGTTACACATGGCCTGGAAATGTCAGGGAGCTTGAGAACATCGTGGAAAGGATGGTAATCATGTGTAGAGGGGAGATAATCTCCCTGAACGATCTTCCCTCCGCTATCGGTGGGTCTCAGCAGGAAGAAGAACAGTCTGAAATTATCATGGGTCATACTCTTCGAGATACAGAGAGGGAGGTTATACGGAGGACACTTGAAAAGACAGGTGGAAACAGAACAAAAGCATCTGCTATCCTTGGAATAACAAGAAAGACACTACAAAATAAGATAAAAGAATACGGGTTAGAGATATAG
- a CDS encoding heme exporter protein CcmB → MTFLQKVWSIVLKDITSELRTKEMLLSMCLFSFLVLIIFNFAFDTGSKNLRENISGILWVAFIFSGLTGLGRSFGVERDKGTLHGLLLCPISPWGIYLGKMIGPFIFMAIMEIFTLSIFTVLYNINIVPFLLPLTLIVFLGTLGFATIGTIFSAMSATTKARDVMLSILVFPISVPMIIALVKSTGIILQGGAIQEIYSWLKILIAFDLVFLLLAYLTFGFILEE, encoded by the coding sequence ATGACCTTTCTTCAAAAAGTGTGGTCCATCGTGTTGAAAGACATAACATCTGAACTCCGCACCAAAGAGATGCTCCTCTCAATGTGCCTCTTTTCCTTCCTGGTCTTGATTATCTTTAACTTTGCCTTCGATACAGGATCAAAAAATTTAAGGGAAAATATCTCAGGAATTCTCTGGGTAGCATTCATATTTTCAGGCTTAACTGGATTAGGCAGGTCCTTTGGTGTGGAACGGGACAAGGGGACTCTTCATGGTTTACTACTCTGTCCGATAAGCCCATGGGGGATATATCTGGGTAAAATGATAGGGCCTTTCATATTTATGGCCATTATGGAGATATTTACTTTATCCATATTTACCGTTCTGTATAACATAAATATCGTACCGTTTCTATTGCCCCTGACGCTGATTGTTTTTTTGGGGACATTGGGTTTTGCGACTATAGGTACAATCTTTTCCGCTATGTCTGCAACGACAAAAGCAAGGGATGTTATGCTGTCGATCCTCGTATTTCCGATCTCCGTTCCCATGATTATTGCTCTGGTTAAGTCAACCGGCATAATTCTCCAAGGAGGAGCGATACAGGAGATATATTCGTGGCTAAAGATTTTGATTGCATTTGATCTGGTCTTTCTTCTGCTTGCCTATTTAACATTTGGTTTTATCTTAGAGGAATAA
- a CDS encoding ATP-binding protein — translation MQKKRLYLPSITILTTVLTLIVLLSISTFRNLHRERVRMEESLLRDGTIVLRSMEASFRSGMMGMMGRGGNLQWLMSEISTLTDIRFISIIEEDGLIIAHSDDELAGTSYPQMEKLKELKEQKVPKSWFDTDGQFLVAKRFQPLVAFRGMRGAMHGPRHSMMHSMMVSRGGVFDSILSGKAYTIVGLDTRTFDEAQRSDIRHAIMMALILLVMGSASLYFIFLAQNYYIVNRTLDSMTTYTTNIVGNMPDGVISIDDKGEIVTVNNRAREIFSLEGIPDERKELKRTFLTFATPLLQSLKDRKRVLEREIEYPCGNGESIPLSVSAARLISEDGEDLGAVFILRDLREIKELEERIKRSERLASLGSLAAGMAHEIRNPLSSIKGFAQFFLKKTIPGTEDHKYGGVMIKEVERLNRVISNLLDFARPRELVKEKVSLADLIHHSIELIQDDARSKSIQVIIDIEEGIPDLELDRDQITQVLLNIELNGLNAMQKGGNLWIRCFRGEDADAFFVEIEDTGPGIPEDELSKIFDPFYTTKKEGTGLGLAIAHRIVENHSGTLSVKSKKGSGTVFRIELPVS, via the coding sequence ATGCAGAAGAAAAGGCTTTACCTTCCTTCTATCACAATACTGACAACAGTCCTTACCCTTATTGTTTTACTGAGTATCTCAACCTTCAGGAACCTCCATCGGGAAAGGGTCAGGATGGAGGAATCGCTTTTAAGGGATGGTACCATTGTTCTCAGGAGCATGGAGGCATCCTTCCGTTCTGGTATGATGGGGATGATGGGAAGGGGAGGAAATCTTCAGTGGCTTATGTCCGAAATTTCGACCCTGACGGACATTCGCTTTATAAGCATCATAGAGGAAGACGGTCTCATAATCGCTCACAGTGATGATGAATTGGCAGGTACCTCATATCCCCAAATGGAGAAGCTGAAGGAACTGAAGGAGCAGAAGGTGCCCAAGAGTTGGTTCGATACGGATGGACAATTCCTTGTTGCCAAGAGATTTCAGCCTCTGGTTGCATTCAGGGGAATGAGGGGTGCCATGCATGGTCCCAGACATTCGATGATGCATTCCATGATGGTTTCCAGGGGGGGAGTCTTCGATTCTATTCTATCTGGAAAGGCATATACCATAGTGGGTTTGGATACCCGTACATTCGATGAGGCGCAAAGGAGCGATATCCGGCATGCCATAATGATGGCGCTGATCCTGCTTGTTATGGGGTCGGCAAGCCTGTATTTCATCTTTCTTGCCCAAAATTATTACATCGTCAACAGAACCCTCGATTCTATGACTACTTATACAACAAATATAGTGGGTAACATGCCAGACGGGGTTATTTCCATTGATGATAAAGGAGAGATTGTTACAGTTAATAACAGGGCAAGGGAGATTTTTAGCTTAGAAGGGATACCAGATGAGCGTAAAGAGCTGAAAAGGACCTTCCTCACATTTGCAACCCCGCTTCTCCAGTCATTAAAGGATAGGAAGAGAGTCCTTGAGAGGGAGATCGAATATCCCTGTGGCAATGGAGAATCCATTCCTCTTTCGGTCAGTGCTGCCAGGCTTATCTCTGAAGATGGAGAGGACCTTGGAGCGGTATTCATACTGAGGGATCTGAGAGAAATAAAGGAATTGGAAGAGAGGATTAAGAGAAGCGAAAGACTTGCGAGTCTGGGAAGTCTGGCTGCAGGGATGGCACATGAAATCAGAAACCCACTGAGTTCTATAAAGGGGTTTGCCCAGTTTTTCCTTAAGAAGACCATTCCAGGAACCGAAGATCACAAATACGGTGGAGTCATGATCAAGGAGGTGGAGAGGCTCAATAGGGTAATATCGAACCTGCTGGACTTTGCCAGACCTAGGGAACTTGTAAAAGAAAAGGTCTCCCTTGCTGACCTCATTCATCATAGCATTGAACTTATCCAGGACGATGCCAGATCTAAGAGCATACAGGTAATTATAGATATAGAAGAAGGTATTCCTGACCTGGAATTAGACAGGGATCAGATCACCCAGGTACTGCTCAACATAGAACTGAATGGTCTAAATGCCATGCAAAAGGGAGGAAACCTGTGGATTCGTTGTTTCAGAGGAGAAGACGCCGATGCTTTCTTTGTAGAAATCGAGGATACAGGACCCGGCATACCCGAAGATGAGCTGTCAAAGATATTTGACCCTTTCTACACCACAAAGAAGGAAGGTACAGGACTGGGACTTGCCATCGCCCACAGAATTGTGGAAAATCACAGTGGAACCTTATCAGTAAAAAGCAAAAAAGGCTCGGGAACGGTATTTCGTATCGAGTTACCCGTCTCATAG
- a CDS encoding CcmD family protein — protein MTGTLYLFAAFSITWLIIFLYIFSISRRQKTLEREIEKISKVLGERS, from the coding sequence ATGACTGGTACCCTTTATCTCTTTGCTGCCTTTAGTATTACGTGGTTAATTATCTTTCTTTACATCTTCAGCATCTCCAGAAGGCAGAAAACGCTGGAAAGGGAGATCGAGAAAATAAGTAAGGTGTTGGGAGAACGTTCTTAA
- a CDS encoding heme lyase CcmF/NrfE family subunit — protein sequence MGFYSLLIAFVLAGYSALTSILGVRCLKERTIDRSQNAAIAVFGFLTLASVAMVYALVTRDFQVEYVARYTSRSLPMSYTLTAFYAGQEGSLLFWTWLLSVFAVIVIFQNRKKNRELLPYVLSVLMIITLFFTLLMVFVTNPFKSLSHVPYDGQGLNPMLQNPGMIFHPPALFMGYVGFSVPFAFAIAALITGQLGDVWIRTTRKWTIFSWLFLTVGNVLGAQWAYVELGWGGYWAWDPVENASLIPWLTGTAYLHSVMVQEKRGMLKVWNILLIIFTFLLTIFGTFITRSGVLSSVHSFGQSSLGWLFLLFLGIVTVVSFNFLIYRLPELKSKNQLKSMLSRESSFLYNNLLLVGMAFAILWGTLFPIISESIRGVKIMVGPLFFNTVVTPVALVLLLLAGVCPLITWSKASVKNFLKKLLLPSIFSITGATVLYVLGIGSLYVLVSFTLSIFALVTISLEFLNCTRARHTSSGEKYPRALWNVVARNKRRYGGYIVHLGVILIFVAVTGSAFNIEKQITLKKGESFNIKGYTLRYDDLSSYLSANKHTVAAILTLFNGAYKVGILAPEKSLYKGQDQLTTDVALHTNLMEDFYVILAGYDEDGATFKVMINPLVLWLWIGGGVIACGAAIVMLPDRRKRRETALAEADIEKEIEGEIFAIRMSRSTRKVK from the coding sequence ATGGGATTTTATTCCCTGCTAATTGCATTCGTACTTGCTGGCTATTCGGCATTAACCTCTATTTTGGGGGTTAGATGCCTAAAAGAAAGGACAATAGACAGATCTCAGAATGCTGCCATCGCCGTATTTGGATTTCTGACTTTAGCCTCTGTAGCTATGGTATATGCTTTGGTGACAAGAGATTTTCAAGTCGAATACGTAGCAAGATACACAAGTCGCAGCCTCCCGATGAGTTATACATTGACGGCATTTTATGCAGGGCAGGAAGGCTCTCTCCTCTTCTGGACATGGCTTCTTTCTGTTTTTGCCGTGATAGTAATTTTCCAGAACAGAAAGAAGAACCGGGAGCTTTTACCCTATGTTCTTTCAGTGTTAATGATAATTACGCTTTTTTTCACACTCCTGATGGTCTTTGTAACCAATCCATTTAAGAGTCTCAGCCATGTACCATATGATGGTCAGGGCTTAAACCCTATGCTCCAAAACCCGGGCATGATATTTCATCCCCCTGCTTTATTCATGGGATATGTCGGATTTTCCGTACCCTTCGCGTTTGCAATAGCAGCCCTCATTACCGGACAACTGGGAGACGTATGGATAAGAACTACCAGAAAATGGACAATCTTTTCATGGTTATTCTTGACAGTGGGAAACGTGTTGGGTGCTCAGTGGGCTTATGTAGAGCTGGGATGGGGTGGCTACTGGGCATGGGATCCGGTAGAAAATGCCTCGTTAATACCCTGGCTTACTGGAACAGCGTACCTGCACTCGGTAATGGTTCAGGAAAAACGAGGCATGCTAAAGGTATGGAATATCTTATTGATCATCTTCACATTTCTCCTGACCATTTTTGGAACCTTTATCACCAGAAGCGGGGTCCTTTCTTCTGTCCATTCCTTCGGGCAATCATCGCTGGGCTGGCTCTTTCTGTTATTTTTAGGCATTGTAACTGTGGTATCTTTTAATTTTCTAATCTATCGACTGCCTGAGCTAAAAAGCAAAAACCAGCTGAAATCAATGCTATCCAGAGAAAGCAGCTTCCTGTACAATAATCTGCTACTTGTCGGAATGGCATTTGCAATACTATGGGGAACACTCTTCCCTATTATATCTGAGTCAATTCGTGGAGTAAAGATTATGGTGGGCCCCCTTTTTTTTAATACCGTTGTTACGCCTGTTGCTTTAGTATTATTACTGCTCGCAGGAGTATGTCCCTTAATTACATGGAGCAAAGCATCTGTCAAGAACTTCCTTAAGAAATTGCTTTTGCCTTCTATCTTCTCCATAACAGGGGCTACTGTTCTCTATGTTTTGGGAATCGGTTCTCTTTATGTACTGGTATCATTTACCCTGTCTATTTTTGCTCTGGTTACCATTTCCCTTGAGTTTCTTAACTGCACCAGAGCTCGACACACATCATCAGGCGAAAAGTACCCAAGGGCATTATGGAATGTGGTAGCAAGGAATAAAAGAAGATACGGCGGCTATATTGTTCACCTTGGAGTTATTTTGATATTTGTGGCTGTAACTGGCAGTGCCTTTAATATTGAAAAACAGATAACATTAAAAAAGGGAGAATCCTTCAACATTAAGGGGTACACATTGAGATACGATGACCTCTCCAGCTATCTTTCAGCCAATAAACACACAGTTGCTGCGATTCTAACACTTTTTAATGGGGCCTATAAAGTGGGGATTTTAGCTCCTGAAAAGAGCTTATACAAAGGCCAGGATCAGCTAACCACAGATGTGGCACTTCATACAAACTTAATGGAAGACTTTTACGTCATCTTGGCTGGATATGACGAAGATGGAGCAACTTTTAAAGTTATGATAAATCCTCTTGTTCTCTGGCTCTGGATCGGTGGAGGAGTCATAGCTTGTGGGGCTGCTATTGTAATGTTACCGGATCGCAGAAAAAGAAGGGAAACGGCTTTGGCCGAAGCAGATATTGAAAAAGAAATTGAAGGGGAAATTTTTGCGATACGGATGAGTCGCTCCACAAGAAAAGTGAAATAG
- a CDS encoding cytochrome c maturation protein CcmE, with protein MEKRRRLKPIIISFIIVSVIGYLIYTGLRDTMTYYLTVSEVLAKSSEIQNQTVRVGGNVSPNSVKWDPKDLRLLFKMEDSKSSLNVDYRGVVPDSFKPGREVVVEGIYKDNGLFIATTIMPKCASKYE; from the coding sequence TTGGAAAAGAGAAGAAGGCTTAAACCCATTATAATTTCATTTATTATCGTGTCTGTAATCGGGTATCTCATCTATACTGGCTTGAGGGATACCATGACTTACTATTTAACGGTAAGCGAGGTATTGGCAAAATCATCAGAAATCCAGAATCAAACAGTACGGGTAGGAGGAAACGTATCCCCGAATTCTGTAAAATGGGACCCCAAGGATTTAAGGCTGCTTTTTAAAATGGAGGATAGCAAATCCAGCCTTAACGTTGATTACAGAGGGGTTGTTCCTGATTCTTTTAAGCCCGGAAGGGAAGTTGTGGTAGAGGGGATATACAAGGATAACGGACTGTTCATTGCAACGACAATCATGCCAAAGTGTGCATCAAAGTATGAGTAA
- a CDS encoding heavy metal translocating P-type ATPase — protein MAEGSVGNVERITLSIQGMTCASCVARVEKALNNEKGVVKATVNLATEKATVEYSPGIVSVRELKRTVTDSGYKVLDVEEKDLVEKEKTAREAEFKKLRNKLLVGVILVIPILLLAYWQPLGMGKLWEWDRQTNFILQLFFQTPIQFWVGWQFYVGMWKTAKLRTTDMNTLVAVGTSSAYAYSVVAIFLPELFSAKGLIATVYFDTAGAIIVLILLGRLLEARAKGQTSEAIKKLVGLQAKTARVLQDGKEIDIPIEEVEVGDTVIVRPGEKVPVDGIIKEGHSSLDESMITGESIPVEKKVGDKVIGATVNKTGTFQFEAKKVGKDTMLAQIINMVEEAQGSKPPIARMADIIASYFVPAVIGIAILTFTIWYLFGPDPALTYAMLNFVAVLIIACPCALGLATPTSIMVGTGKGAENGVLIRSGEALETAHKLNAIILDKTGTLTKGEPSVTDVLTSKGFNPETILMLSASAERGSEHPLGEAIVTKAREQKLTLETPSDFNAIPGYGIEAAINGKNVLLGNIKLMRDRKIDIGNLEKKAEGLSSQGKTPMYVAVDGSPGGVIAVADTLKDNSKEAVAILYNLGLEVIMITGDNQRTASAIAEQIGIKRVLAEVLPEVKASEVKKLQKEGKKVAMVGDGINDAPALAQADVGIAIGTGTDVAMEAADITLISGDLQGVVTAIALSKATIRNVKQNLFWAFAYNTILIPVAAGVLFPFFGILLNPIFAAAAMGLSSVTVVSNALRLRRFKSPIATTI, from the coding sequence ATGGCAGAAGGTTCGGTAGGCAATGTGGAAAGAATAACGCTTTCCATTCAGGGGATGACCTGCGCCTCGTGTGTAGCCAGAGTAGAAAAGGCACTGAACAACGAGAAGGGGGTCGTTAAAGCAACCGTAAATCTTGCCACAGAGAAAGCCACCGTTGAATATTCCCCGGGAATAGTATCTGTAAGAGAACTGAAAAGGACCGTTACGGATTCGGGTTACAAGGTACTGGACGTGGAAGAGAAGGATCTTGTCGAAAAGGAGAAGACTGCCCGGGAAGCAGAATTCAAAAAGTTAAGAAACAAGCTCCTGGTCGGTGTGATTCTGGTGATCCCCATCCTTCTACTTGCCTATTGGCAACCCCTTGGCATGGGCAAATTGTGGGAATGGGACAGACAGACCAACTTTATCCTCCAACTTTTCTTTCAAACCCCTATACAGTTCTGGGTGGGCTGGCAGTTTTATGTAGGTATGTGGAAAACTGCAAAGCTTAGAACCACAGACATGAATACCCTGGTTGCTGTGGGAACCTCGTCAGCGTATGCATACAGTGTAGTAGCCATTTTTTTACCGGAATTGTTTAGCGCAAAGGGATTGATAGCTACGGTTTACTTCGATACTGCTGGTGCCATCATTGTGCTGATTCTCCTGGGCCGTTTGTTGGAGGCCAGGGCTAAGGGGCAGACCTCCGAAGCTATAAAGAAACTCGTGGGACTCCAGGCAAAAACGGCAAGGGTATTACAGGATGGAAAAGAAATAGATATCCCTATCGAAGAGGTTGAAGTTGGTGACACTGTAATTGTCAGGCCTGGAGAAAAGGTCCCTGTGGACGGTATTATCAAAGAGGGCCATTCCTCTTTAGATGAATCCATGATTACCGGAGAGTCCATCCCAGTGGAGAAAAAGGTTGGAGATAAAGTAATAGGGGCTACTGTCAATAAAACGGGTACCTTTCAATTCGAGGCTAAAAAGGTAGGGAAAGATACTATGCTCGCCCAGATTATAAACATGGTTGAAGAGGCTCAAGGTTCAAAGCCCCCCATTGCCCGTATGGCAGATATCATTGCCAGTTACTTCGTGCCCGCTGTCATTGGGATCGCTATACTAACCTTCACCATCTGGTATCTCTTTGGCCCGGATCCAGCCTTAACCTATGCCATGCTTAACTTTGTGGCAGTTCTCATCATTGCCTGTCCATGCGCTCTCGGACTGGCAACCCCTACATCCATCATGGTAGGAACAGGTAAAGGGGCGGAGAATGGTGTGCTTATCAGAAGCGGAGAGGCACTGGAAACTGCCCATAAGTTGAACGCTATCATCCTTGACAAAACAGGCACCCTGACAAAAGGGGAGCCATCCGTTACTGATGTATTGACCAGCAAAGGTTTTAATCCCGAAACAATCCTCATGCTATCAGCATCAGCAGAAAGGGGATCGGAGCATCCTCTTGGCGAGGCAATTGTTACTAAAGCAAGAGAACAAAAGCTAACCCTGGAGACACCATCGGATTTTAATGCCATTCCAGGCTATGGTATCGAGGCTGCCATAAACGGCAAAAATGTTCTGCTTGGTAATATAAAGCTTATGCGAGACAGGAAAATCGATATCGGAAACCTAGAGAAAAAGGCAGAGGGACTCTCCAGCCAGGGGAAGACCCCTATGTATGTGGCTGTTGATGGAAGCCCTGGAGGAGTTATTGCGGTAGCAGATACCCTGAAGGATAATTCAAAGGAGGCTGTTGCCATATTGTATAACCTGGGGCTTGAAGTAATCATGATCACAGGAGACAACCAACGAACCGCCAGCGCCATAGCCGAACAGATAGGTATAAAGAGGGTGCTAGCAGAAGTACTTCCGGAAGTTAAGGCCAGTGAAGTTAAAAAATTACAGAAAGAAGGGAAAAAAGTGGCAATGGTTGGGGACGGGATTAATGACGCCCCTGCTTTGGCACAGGCAGATGTAGGCATTGCCATTGGCACAGGTACAGATGTTGCCATGGAAGCGGCGGATATAACTCTTATCAGTGGAGATTTGCAAGGTGTGGTTACAGCGATTGCCTTGAGTAAAGCCACTATAAGGAACGTCAAGCAGAACCTTTTCTGGGCATTTGCTTACAACACCATTCTGATTCCCGTTGCCGCCGGTGTTCTTTTCCCCTTTTTCGGAATACTACTCAACCCCATCTTTGCAGCCGCCGCTATGGGGCTCTCCTCTGTGACCGTAGTTTCAAATGCCCTGAGATTGAGGAGGTTTAAGTCGCCGATTGCTACAACAATTTAG
- the ccmA gene encoding heme ABC exporter ATP-binding protein CcmA, with protein sequence MSKDNYIIETRGLVKKFGVKTVLRKIDLSLKKGDFLALFGPNGVGKTTLIQILCFLMRPTSGSVWFAGFDAGYDRETLHKIIGVVSHNTFLYNNLSACENLKFYGRMYEVINLEERIEEVMGLVGLREYMKDHVQTFSRGMQQRLSVARAIIHDPLILFLDEPFTGLDQHGVEDFKQILKKFREQGKTIVMTSHDLDRGFELCTQAAILKSGNLVYKEDVSKIIQDDFKDIYFKLTE encoded by the coding sequence ATGAGTAAAGATAACTACATAATTGAAACCAGGGGGCTGGTAAAGAAATTCGGGGTTAAGACAGTCCTGCGGAAGATCGACCTTTCTTTAAAAAAGGGGGATTTTCTTGCGCTGTTTGGCCCAAATGGAGTGGGTAAGACAACATTAATTCAAATACTGTGTTTCCTAATGCGACCAACCTCAGGCAGTGTTTGGTTTGCAGGGTTTGATGCCGGATACGATAGAGAAACTCTCCATAAAATCATCGGGGTTGTTTCGCACAATACATTTCTGTACAATAACCTATCTGCCTGTGAAAACCTGAAATTCTACGGTAGAATGTATGAGGTAATAAATCTGGAAGAGAGAATTGAAGAGGTTATGGGACTGGTAGGATTGAGAGAATATATGAAGGATCATGTCCAGACCTTTTCCCGTGGGATGCAGCAGCGCCTTTCTGTAGCCCGGGCGATTATACACGACCCATTGATACTCTTTCTGGATGAACCCTTTACTGGCCTTGACCAACACGGTGTTGAGGATTTCAAACAAATCCTGAAAAAATTTCGGGAGCAGGGGAAAACTATCGTCATGACATCTCATGATTTGGACAGAGGGTTTGAGCTGTGCACTCAGGCAGCGATCTTAAAATCAGGAAATCTTGTTTACAAGGAAGATGTATCGAAGATAATTCAGGATGATTTTAAAGATATCTATTTTAAACTCACAGAGTAA